A stretch of Glandiceps talaboti chromosome 18, keGlaTala1.1, whole genome shotgun sequence DNA encodes these proteins:
- the LOC144449002 gene encoding ADP-ribose pyrophosphatase, mitochondrial-like: MSVAPIAAVILHTKARQKVYPGSNGMERFPVPDEKVSWSESFPEYNPTDYTHEIVASHPVWADPEVRNNTGEHLKFNQRDGKINRKSHIGKYDVLNGVPRNPVGRTGMIGRGLLGKWGPNHAADPIVTRWKRDPHDNIVKDSETQNGILQFVSIKRKDTGEWAIPGGMVDSGDTVSATLKREFGEEAMNSMEAPDSEKKVIEKAVSELFKCGREVYRGYVDDPRNTDNAWMETVAVNFHDMTGNSVGKFKLHAGDDAGDVQWTDISSKLKLFASHEKFIQQTAKMQNAHW; this comes from the exons atgtcggtTGCACCAATTGCTGCAGTCATCTTGCATACCAAAGCAAGACAGAAAGTTTATCCAGGATCTAACGGAATGGAGAGGTTCCCAGTCCCAGATGAAAAAGTTTCATGGAGTGAATCATTTCCAGAGTACAATCCAACAGACTATACTCATGAAATTGTAGCCAGTCACCCAGTCTGGGCTGATCCAGAAGTCAG AAATAATACAGGTGAACATTTAAAGTTTAACCAAAGAGATGGGAAAATCAACAGAAAAAGTCATATTGGAAAATATGATGTACTAAATGGTGTTCCAAG AAATCCAGTTGGTAGAACAGGTATGATAGGCAGAGGTTTACTTGGTAAGTGGGGACCTAACCATGCTGCAGACCCTATTGTTACAAG GTGGAAAAGAGACCCCCATGACAATATCGTAAAAGACTCTGAAACTCAAAATGGTATCCTTCAATTTGTATCTATTAAAAGAAAAGACACAGGGGAATGGGCCATACCAGGG GGTATGGTAGACTCTGGTGATACAGTATCAGCTACATTGAAGAGAGAATTTGGTGAAGAAGCCATGAATTCTATGGAGGCTCCAGACTCTGAAAAGAAAGTTATTGAGAAGGCTGTTAGTGAGTTATTTAAATGTGGAAGAGAG GTGTACAGGGGTTATGTAGATGACCCTCGCAACACTGACAATGCCTGGATGGAGACAGTAGCCGTTAATTTTCATGACATGACTGGTAACAGTGTTGGCAAATTCAAACTCCATGCTGGTGATGATGCTGGTGATGTCCAATGGACTGATATAAGTAGCAAATTAAAACTTTTTGCAAGTCATGAAAAATTTATACAGCAGACAGCTAAAATGCAAAATGCTCattggtaa